The Dasypus novemcinctus isolate mDasNov1 chromosome 24, mDasNov1.1.hap2, whole genome shotgun sequence sequence cccgccgcccctcctgtgcctgctgggccctcccTGTGTCCACCAGGGGTGGAGCCCCGTTGCCTCGTCCAGACCTTCTAGAGCCTCCCGGAGCTTCTCGAGCAGCCCAGGCTGCCCCGAGGCTCCCGGTCTTCTGCTGACCTCCCGTCCCCCACAGCCGGGGCAGCCGAACTGCACATCATCTCGGAGCAGCTCCACCGTCACGTCAGCGTCAGGAGGAacgtcctcttcctcctccatccaAGCCAGGGCCACCCGGACCAGCCGAAAGCACCGTGACTCACGACCACGCTACAAACGGCACGTGGGCGACCGCTGCTTCATCCGTGTTGCCCTGGCCGAGGACAGCGGCCGCAAGGTCCAGAGCATCCTGGTGAGCCGGGCAAGCAGCCGCCTCCCGGGCCGCGGTGGCTCGGGCTGTAGGCACCCGAGCGGTGCCATGGTCCCTGCCTGCTGCCCTGGAGCAGACTTgccagtggctggggaaagaCAGATGGCCACGACCAGGGGCAGGAAGAGCGTGTGTGCGATGGCGGTCAGGGCTCAGGACGGTGGACACAGGCAGGCCCGAGGAGGCGTGTGCTTGGCGGGCCGAGGAGCAGCCGCGAGGCCAGGGCTGAAGGATCAGGGGTCAGGGAAAGGGCTGGGGTCAGAGAGGCGTTGGGAGCCAGGTCCCATCAGGCCCTGGAGCTGCCAGATGGAGCGTGACTTTCTCAGGAGCCCCTGAAgggtcagagcagagcagggacaGCAGGAGAGCTTTGGCCTTAGAGTAGACAGTGAGGCAGTGCGTGGAGACACCGGCCAGTGAGGGGCTGCTGCCGTGACCCAGAGGGGAGGACAGGGTCTGCCCCAGGGCAGTGGCCTTGAAGGAGTGAGCAGGGCCCAGATCCCGGATGGACGTACAGATGGAGCCACCCCTGCTTCATGGCCCAGAGGCTGCAGCGCTGCGGTGGTGCACAGCCACACAGACTGCACTTCTCTTGTGGCCAGGAGCTGACGTGCTTGTTCTAAGCTGTCACTGAGTGGCCCTTGGCCTGAGCCCTGCCTGCACCCGGGCCCTCGTGCTCAAGGCAGCTGCGCTCTAGACCTTGCTGAGCACAGCTGCTTcctggagcccagggcctcctgcggGGCCGTAGGGTGTCTTCCAGCTCCTCTTGGACAAATATCTGGGCTTGGACTGGACGTGTGTGTTCTGCCCGGGGTTTAGTGCCCCACGGAGGCCTCCtgaaggggcaggggcagggcaggggccctcCCCAAGGGAGAGCCCTCTCCTgtgatggggagggaggagggacagagagaggaccCGAGGTCACTCCACAGTCCCCACCCTCTGCTGTGAGGCCACCCTTTGTCCCGGGGCTCTGGGAGCCCCTAGCAGTTGTGCAGGCCAAGGAGCCAGGGGCCAGGGttcagcctgcagggcaggagatTTGGACCCTCCCTTGGAAACACCCTCCAGACAGAGGTGCAGGTTCTTGTAGGAGATGGGGTGAGGAATGACTGGAAAAGAGCCCTCACTGCATGGAGTGTCCCCGGGGGAGCAAGAGAAGACGGGGAGGCCCCTGTAGACCCAGCCCCGAGCAGAGGGGCCTCCTCGGGGTCTCTGGCAGCTGCACCGTGGGGAGCCGGCTCCAGGACCCATGCCCTGAGGCCTGTCATTGACCTACCGCAGGTGACCGACCAAGACAGGGCTCCAGCCGTGATCcgcaaggccctggaagagcaCGAGCTGGCTGGGGAGCAGCCCGCGGACTACCAGCTGGTGCAGATCCTCTCAGGAGATAGCAGTGAGTTGGGGGCGAGTGGAGAGGGCGGGGGCGCAGGGATGGGCGGGGGCAGCACGGCCCCGGGCCGAAGGTAGGAGGCCCCACTCAGGAGGCCTCGGTGCGGGGCTGCCCTGGGCGGGCTCGGCAGTCTGGCCCGGGGAGCGCTGGGCTCAGGGGCGTGCGCTGGGCTGGAGAAGGCCAGTTTCAGCGCCGCGATCCCCAGCAGGGAGGCGGCAGGGGTGCTTGGGGGAGGAGACGACCTCGTGGCAGCTCCACTCTGAGGCTGGCAGGTGGGAGTCAGAGTCGCTTTTGGAACAAGGGTCCCCTGCTTTCAGCTGTGCCTCTGCAGTCTTCCCTGGTCATTCAGGGTGTCGGTCAGGCGGCTCCTCTGTGGTCCTGGAGTTGGACTGGGGAAGTCGGGTGCCTGGCCGAGGCCAGCTCTTGTGGGGACACAGAGGGTGGGGTTCGTCCATGCCCCCGAGCACGGCTGAcccccctctgcccacccccccagcacTGCAGATCCCGGACGACGCCAACGTGTATTACGCTATGGCGCCCTCGCCCGATTATGGGTTTCTTCTCCTGAGGAAGACCATGCCCCTGGATGCCCAGGTCAAGGGGAGAGCCCTCTCAGCTCTTTGGGGGAGTCGGCAGAAGGGACCCAGGTTCCGAAAGGGGAAACCATAACTGGTCCCAGCTGCCTCCCAGCCTCCGGgcccccttcccttccaggtccGCCTGGCCAAGTCGTTCTGCTGACCCCAGCCAGcgtgggccaggccaggcaggcgCTGCCCTCCCCAGCAGCCAGTCTGGGCCACCCCCAGACTCCACTCACACCCCTGGGCCTGTCCTGCCGCTGGAAACATGGCTAGTGGGAGGGAGGATGTGTGTGACTGTCGAAGAACTTTATTGAGAATCAACAGCAACAAAGACTATCTAAAGGGGAGGGGCAATACCTACCTTTGTCCTTAGGAGATGTTCGATGTGAGggttttattattaaattcttgTTTCCACTATAGCCTGGGAGTTGAGTTTGGTTCTTGCATTTCCTGTGTTCATCGAAATGAGATACAGGCTCTCACAGTGCTCAATCAAAGGAGAAATCCTGCAGAGTCATCCGTTGGTTTTAGAAGGGAGAAGCGACAAGAGCCAGCTGCCCCTGCCCGGGTTCCTGAAGCCAACACGGGCACCCACAGCAGAGAGCGTTTCGGTGCGTTTCGGTGTTCCACCCGGCGGGAGCCGAGAGCACCCAGGAGGACTGTCGGGCTTAGACCATTCACAAAGACCGTTTCCTGAGCCCGGGCAGGGCAACAGCAGCCTTTCCACCACTTTGGAGGAAGAAGGAACCTTTCCCGCTTCTTGCCTGAGGCTTTGCTTGCACACCAAATAGGAACTTGTCATTTTCAAGGGCAAACGGTAGGGTGACACCAGCAGTAGGTAGGGCAAGAATGAGAACATAGCTGAGAATGTGGAATGGAAAGGGACAGAGGAGCAAACGAGGAGGACTCTTGGCACCAGTGCAAGGGCAGGCAGACCCGGCCTCCTCGGTGCCCCTCAGGGCCTCACGGGCCACGCTTGACCTTGAAGTTCCTGCTTTGCGATCCTCATCCCTGGCACCAGAATTCCTTTCCCTGAGGCGGGGACGGGGGTTTGAGCTGCAGCGCCCGgggctccagctgggcctccttTGTGTCCTCACCACTGCCCCCTGTGAATGAGTGCTTCCCACTGCCGTGCCATTCCCTGTGCACGTCCTTCCCCTGGAAAAtccccgcaggccccgcctctGCGCGGGCTCCCCGTGGGCTCTCCTTGCCAAGACGATGCCAAGACGAGCGCTCCTTCCTGGCGGCCAGAGACCCCGCGCGCCCTTTTCTGCGGGTTGAGGGGAAGTCAGGCCGTGCGCTCTGAGGTCCACACTCCCTGCCGTGTGGCCGCTGCCTGGCCTCAGGAGGAGTTTGGCTCTGAGCGCTTCGAGCTGGCGCGACCCTGGGAGGACTGCGTCCATCGGTCCACAACTCAGGCTTTGCTGATGTCACGGGAGTGTGGACAGGTCCTGTCGGGAGGGGGTGCAAGTCACGGCCTGATGGGACCGACAACCACAGTCTTGCCCCGATTCCTCTCATGGCACATTCAATCGCTGAGCGGCTCCCTGTCCAGGGGGCAGCAGGCCCTGTCCTGAACTCCCCGTGGGCTCTAGCCTGGCTGCCCCATGACCGGGAGCTAAAGGGGAAGCCCTGGCTCAGCACAGAGCCCAGGAGCCTTTACcagcctcccgcctgccccaggtgaGGGCCGAGAGGCCCCTTCCATCTGGGTGATCAGGGAAGTCCAACACTCTCATCGTCCACGTTCATGAGGAAATACTGGTCTCGAATGCACTTTCTCTGTAAATAAGAGAGTCTCTAGCTCCAGTGGTCGCCGTGAGCTGCTGGTGCTGGATGCTCACCTCTAAAAGGGAAAGAGTCACTAATTGCCAGAGGGTTGCTGTGATACCAGTCATAGTCCCCCAACACTCTTTCCGCCCTGGTAGTGGCGCTCGGTTCCCTGGGCTCCCTCACGTCCTCTCCTACCCCAGCTGGGGACAGGCTGGACATCCAGTTCAGGGATCCCGTCTGCAAACACAGGGGCTGGGAGGccgaagaggaagaggagggggccgCCTGGCCTTGTCATCAGGCACactcccctgcctgcccccaggtGCCCTGCTCCTGGCTGTCCTCTGTGGGTGGCACCTGGGCACCTTGACCGTGGGGAGGTGGCCAGATATCAGGtagccccgccccccgccctctTCACCCCCAGCTTAGGCTCTCCAAGCCCACCAAGCCCATCAGCAGCATGGCCCCCCCACCTGGCAGTGTTCCAGGTGCCCCCAAGGTCCATGGGGCCAGGGAAGCACAGGGAGGGCTGGTGGCACACGGCGTTGGCCGGTGCCTGCGAGCAGAGCTGTGGATGCATCACCCATGTGTGCCCTGCAGTGACCAGCGGGCATCACTGCCCTGCGCGTGGAGTCCCCCTGGTCGACCTAGTCATCCAGGGCCTGTGGGCGCATGTGCTCCCTGATCCTGCGGCGGGAGCAGAGCCCTGGAGCCGGCCGCTCACACGTGTGGGTCCCTGGGTGGAGCTTGGTCTTGCCAGAGACTCTCCCCGCCCACTCCTACCCAAGCACCAGAACAGAAGTGGAACCGGGCAGCAAGGAGGGAACATTCAGCAGAATGGCGCTGCCCTGCTGACGGGAGCCGCATTGGCCGGGGAGGCTGCCAGGCAGCGGCTAGTGCAACGAGCCCCGACCCCGGGGCGGCTGGGGGAGGACGTCCCTGCCTGGAGCCCAGGAGCAGGCCAGCAGTCGGGAGCCGCCTGGAGAGCCGCGGGCAGGAGAGGAGTGGCCAAGCCCGAGGCTGAGGGCAGTTTCCCAGATGAGAGCCCTGTCCTGGCCTCTCCCGGGGTGTGGGTGGTAGACGTGCCAGCCATGCGCCCACACCCCATGCACGggaggcgagctggcccgtgctCTCTGAGTGCACGCTCACACACCTTATGTCCAGCTCTTCCGTATAAAACTTGGAAACTGACACCAAGAGAGAGGGAGCGAATGGCCCGGGGCACAGCGCCGGGCAGAGTCCCGAGCGTAAGGAGGGGTTGTGGCCTCCAAGCCAGGGCTccacaccccccccacccccacagggtTTCCTACCCAGGCAGAAACCTCCAGGGCTTGTCCCAGGGCCAGGAGCCGAGGGCAGTCTCGCACCACTTCCTCGGTGGAGCGCAGTCTGGGAAGATTCCTGGGCCAGGGCTTCTCCTAGAAGCAGCAGCTTCTgttcctccccttcctgctccaggTCCCAAGGGACCTTCAGGCACTTCTCTATTAGAAAAGAGAAGGATGAACTCCAGGGCTGCAGTCCCCTTGGGATCACTGCTTTGGGCCAGTCGGTGCTCTCACCCACTCGACAGAAGGCGAGTGCATCAGGCTGCTCACAACCACGCCAGCATTTCCAGTGAGAGCACAGAATGAATGAGTGGACAGTCAAAGGACAGTACCACAAGATCCCTTGACCCCAAGGCAACAGGAAACTCTCCCCTGGCTCCAAGTCCCCCACCGAGACCTCGAGACTCTTGGCAAAATGGAATGAAGGACAATTCCAGCTGAGCACTGGTCTTTGCCAAAGCAGGCCCAAAGAGACGTTATTCAAAGGTCAGTCTTTGACCATCAGTGGTCACGGAGCAGGCCACTCAGGGTGTCCccgccccatgtgtaaggagatGCAAACCAAGAGCAGCCCCTGTCCTAGCTGCAGCGTCTTCAACTTAAGCTCTTCCTGTCTCAGCCAGAGAGCGATGGCGACAACTGGCTCTGCCTGCTGGACAGCGGCCTGGTTTGTGGATGCACCGAACCAGGGCATACTCCCTTCAAGGAATGTTCCCTCCACCCAGGGCTTGGAGGACAGCATCAAGCATCATGTCACAGTCAGGGCCAGACCCAGTTGCTCCCAGCGTTGAGATCCCAGCTCTTGGAGAGGGCCCTGCCAGGGCTTTTCTGGCTACTGTGGTGACAGCAGGGGGCAGGGCTTGTCCTGAGCTCTTCATTCGACCTGGGCACAAGCTTCTGCTGGTTGGGGCAGCCCCAGCCTTCAGTCCACGGAGTCAAGCATCTCCACCTCCATCTCCATCTCATTCCTGTCCAACGGCTTGAgcgcctctccctcctcttcatcatccCCCTTCTCATCCAGAGGCTGAAGGCTTTAGAGACCAAGGATCTTGGACATAGGGCCAGAAGCCAAAAACCATGAAAagccagagagaaagagacagagagagacagacagagacagacagacagagagagagagacagagagagagacaaatagagagatagagacagagacagagagagagcagccccagaatgccacaatcttgggggagaaagcatggagttgctgatgccttgactttGGATTTCTCCTAGACTCAAAGccacgagccaataaattctcactgTTAAGCCAACCTACTGTATGGTATTTGCCTTGGAGACTGGAACACTCAGACAGTAGTTTGAAGTGTCTGATTTTGGTATCAGAGTTGTGCTGGCTTCGTGAAAGGTTTGGGCAAGTATTGCCTGCTCTTCTCTTTTCTAGAAGAGTTTAGGTAgaattggaattatttttttccttaaatgtttgaaaaATCACTGTTGAAAGCACCGagagtttttgtgtgtttgtatgaCTGTTTTTAACTAtcaatttcatgtatttaatTGATATAGAGCTATTTAGGTTTCCTATTTCTTATTGCTTGAGCTTTGGTAAGTTATATTTTTCAAGTAATTTTCCATATTATCTGAGTTTTCAAATTTACTGGCATGAAGTTGTTCATTATATTCCCCATTACTCCTTTAATATCTGTAGAATCTCCCATTTACCTGAATGAGCATTGATATGGTGATAATTACCAATAGCAAGATATTTCTGGTATTGGTA is a genomic window containing:
- the LOC131275832 gene encoding ral guanine nucleotide dissociation stimulator-like; amino-acid sequence: MPGEAPKGGPDLSGGGAADSPHLHGAGSSGSAVEIHLDHVPEAQDSQEAKPGQPNCTSSRSSSTVTSASGGTSSSSSIQARATRTSRKHRDSRPRYKRHVGDRCFIRVALAEDSGRKVQSILVTDQDRAPAVIRKALEEHELAGEQPADYQLVQILSGDSTLQIPDDANVYYAMAPSPDYGFLLLRKTMPLDAQVRLAKSFC